In Nakamurella antarctica, the following are encoded in one genomic region:
- the hemL gene encoding glutamate-1-semialdehyde 2,1-aminomutase, whose protein sequence is MTTHSPASAALFARALTVTPGGVNSPVRAFRSVGGTPRFMASGRGAWITDVDGKHYVDLVGSWGPMILGHSHPDVIAAVTDAVSRGLSFGTPGEGEVLLAEEIVRRVAPVEQVRLVSSGTEATMSAVRLARGFTKRTKVVKFAGCYHGHVDALLASAGSGVATLALPDSAGVPATTTADVIVVPYNDIAAVELAFSKYGDEIACVITEAAAANMGVVPPLPGFNKMLAEIAHRNGALLISDEVMTGFRLSRAGMYGLEAAGLDPVAQGWAPDLLTFGKVIGGGLPVGAFGGRADVMALLAPEGPVYQAGTLSGNPVATAAGLANLRGLNDTVYAHLNETANTVGRLVSDALYAAGVPNRLQRAGNLFSIFFTAEQVFNYDDAREQESFRYAAFFHSMLDAGIYLPPSAFEAWFVSAAHDDLALQQIADALPAAAAAAASATPARA, encoded by the coding sequence GGCATCTGGCCGGGGCGCGTGGATCACGGACGTTGACGGGAAGCACTACGTCGACCTCGTCGGATCATGGGGTCCGATGATCCTGGGTCACAGCCATCCCGACGTCATCGCCGCAGTTACCGATGCCGTCTCTCGCGGGCTCTCCTTCGGCACGCCCGGGGAGGGTGAGGTCCTGCTTGCCGAGGAAATCGTCAGGCGAGTCGCGCCCGTCGAACAGGTGCGCCTGGTCTCGTCAGGCACCGAGGCAACAATGTCTGCCGTCCGGCTCGCCCGCGGCTTCACCAAGCGGACCAAGGTCGTCAAGTTTGCCGGCTGCTACCACGGTCATGTCGATGCGCTGTTGGCGTCGGCCGGGTCCGGCGTCGCAACGTTAGCGCTACCCGATTCCGCTGGCGTACCCGCAACCACCACAGCTGACGTGATCGTAGTGCCCTACAACGACATCGCTGCGGTCGAGCTTGCGTTTAGCAAGTACGGCGACGAGATCGCCTGCGTCATCACCGAAGCGGCCGCCGCCAACATGGGAGTGGTTCCACCACTGCCCGGGTTCAACAAAATGCTGGCAGAAATTGCCCACCGCAACGGTGCGTTGCTCATTTCGGATGAAGTGATGACGGGTTTCCGGCTCTCCCGAGCAGGCATGTACGGGTTGGAAGCAGCTGGGTTAGATCCCGTGGCGCAGGGCTGGGCGCCGGATTTGCTCACCTTCGGCAAGGTGATCGGCGGCGGGCTCCCCGTCGGAGCCTTCGGCGGTCGAGCTGACGTCATGGCGTTGCTTGCTCCGGAAGGACCTGTCTACCAGGCAGGGACGCTGTCGGGGAACCCGGTCGCCACCGCCGCTGGCCTGGCTAACCTGCGCGGCCTCAACGACACCGTGTACGCACACCTCAACGAAACCGCCAACACTGTCGGGCGCTTGGTCTCTGATGCGCTCTATGCCGCCGGCGTTCCGAACCGGCTGCAAAGAGCTGGCAACTTGTTTTCGATCTTCTTCACCGCCGAGCAAGTCTTCAACTACGACGATGCCCGCGAGCAGGAATCGTTCCGATACGCAGCGTTCTTCCATTCCATGCTCGATGCTGGAATCTATCTGCCGCCCTCCGCTTTCGAGGCGTGGTTTGTATCTGCTGCCCATGATGATCTTGCGTTGCAACAGATCGCGGACGCGCTGCCAGCGGCTGCCGCAGCTGCGGCATCGGCGACGCCTGCACGGGCGTAG
- a CDS encoding ABC transporter substrate-binding protein, whose translation MITQNRRGVGIGAALIAAALAITACSSSSDSAGAKGSDAAGPSASASAASPVTIKVQSWLVGDDPTTVGPTLKKIDAMFMAANPGVTIDHVGLPFDNYFTLLRGQVAAKAGPDVVMAYNSSATLEFQKGLLGLGSYYTAEDRKGLVGFQYGTDTQKIDGEPYVTPILSEGNLLYVNKKLVKQCGADPEKIPREWDGFVKVLEQCKAAGVVPMNLGMKDGYAISWYTQNATAQLLSQDELLKSADGSVPMNNPGNVWALNAIQDLQKRGLYTPGAEGITVFSEARNNFAAGKAAFHFGNLSEGGQLYKKPLGADLGVALFPKIPGDKYGDFIVAGPGVGWAVTKWAKNPDMAAKYIKFTQSQEPQQMLFDQGGELPANSATAPKSDYAPVQQTIDWLALPDNHLGMVMSTEAGAAIWKNATLLLSGDLSADDLIGQMQAAQDLVNKTKK comes from the coding sequence GTGATCACACAGAATCGGCGAGGGGTAGGCATTGGTGCCGCCCTCATTGCTGCTGCACTCGCTATCACCGCGTGTAGCTCTAGCTCAGATAGTGCCGGGGCTAAGGGTTCCGACGCGGCGGGTCCGAGCGCCAGTGCCAGTGCAGCGAGTCCGGTAACCATCAAGGTTCAAAGTTGGCTGGTCGGAGACGACCCCACCACTGTCGGCCCCACCCTGAAGAAGATTGACGCAATGTTCATGGCGGCCAATCCTGGTGTCACGATCGACCATGTCGGTCTTCCATTCGACAACTATTTCACCCTGCTCCGTGGCCAGGTCGCAGCTAAGGCCGGTCCAGATGTCGTCATGGCGTACAACTCCTCGGCAACCCTGGAGTTCCAGAAAGGCCTCCTAGGGCTTGGTTCGTACTACACCGCGGAAGACCGCAAGGGGTTAGTGGGCTTCCAATACGGCACCGACACTCAGAAGATCGACGGCGAGCCTTACGTGACTCCGATCCTGAGCGAGGGAAACCTGCTGTACGTCAACAAAAAACTTGTGAAGCAGTGCGGGGCCGATCCTGAAAAAATTCCCCGCGAATGGGACGGTTTTGTCAAGGTTTTGGAGCAGTGCAAAGCCGCCGGCGTCGTTCCCATGAACCTCGGAATGAAGGATGGCTACGCAATCTCCTGGTACACCCAGAATGCCACTGCCCAACTGCTGAGCCAGGACGAGTTGTTGAAGTCGGCCGATGGCAGCGTTCCGATGAACAATCCCGGAAACGTGTGGGCACTTAACGCAATTCAGGACTTGCAAAAACGCGGTCTGTATACCCCTGGCGCAGAGGGAATCACTGTCTTCTCCGAGGCACGCAATAACTTCGCGGCAGGCAAAGCAGCATTCCACTTCGGCAACTTGAGTGAGGGCGGCCAGCTGTACAAGAAGCCGCTGGGCGCCGATCTGGGCGTTGCGCTGTTCCCCAAGATTCCGGGCGACAAATATGGGGACTTCATTGTTGCTGGGCCCGGTGTTGGCTGGGCAGTGACAAAGTGGGCGAAAAACCCTGACATGGCGGCAAAGTACATCAAGTTCACCCAGAGTCAAGAGCCTCAGCAGATGCTGTTCGACCAGGGTGGAGAGCTGCCTGCCAATAGCGCAACCGCGCCGAAGAGTGACTACGCACCGGTGCAGCAGACAATTGATTGGCTCGCACTTCCGGATAATCACCTGGGCATGGTCATGTCAACAGAAGCCGGCGCTGCTATCTGGAAGAACGCAACGCTCCTGTTGTCCGGCGACCTCAGTGCTGATGATCTGATCGGCCAGATGCAAGCGGCTCAAGATCTCGTCAATAAGACTAAGAAGTAA
- a CDS encoding carbohydrate ABC transporter permease, with translation MAIQIRRSSRGVKETSRWEWLFILPLLVGITLVFIAPSFEAIAKSFTRWDPGYDSPFVGLENYQDALTDPSFRTIIFNQFYFLLAVPLWTFLPLFFAAVLRKGVSRPAIFRSILFFPSIVSAAVMGLLFVQILAPLGPLNEALRAIGLDSLTRGWLVDSSTVKPVIVAVIAWATLGTGVVIFSAALSAAPPDLFEAAELDGAGFWAQFRYVIIPTLKPTIQVWAAILFITVFVSMFPWIYTLTRGGPGDSSGTLDFRIYESALVFGNFGIAAAQMVIMLVIVVVLGVVGALGGQGWQRRRNR, from the coding sequence GTGGCGATCCAGATACGTCGAAGCAGCAGAGGCGTCAAAGAGACTTCCCGATGGGAGTGGCTCTTCATCCTTCCTCTTCTTGTGGGCATCACTCTGGTCTTTATCGCTCCGAGTTTTGAGGCGATCGCCAAGTCCTTCACGAGATGGGACCCTGGGTACGACAGCCCGTTTGTTGGGCTGGAGAATTACCAGGATGCGCTCACAGACCCGTCCTTCCGCACGATCATCTTCAACCAGTTCTATTTCCTTTTAGCGGTCCCGCTGTGGACATTCTTGCCGCTGTTCTTCGCTGCTGTCCTGCGAAAAGGAGTGTCCCGACCAGCTATCTTCCGGTCGATCCTGTTCTTCCCCTCGATCGTGTCGGCCGCAGTGATGGGCTTGCTCTTCGTACAGATTCTCGCGCCCCTCGGTCCCCTCAACGAAGCGCTGCGGGCGATCGGTTTGGACTCGCTGACCAGAGGGTGGCTTGTCGATTCGAGTACCGTCAAACCGGTCATCGTGGCGGTGATCGCGTGGGCCACTCTCGGCACGGGTGTGGTGATTTTCTCCGCTGCTCTCAGTGCCGCCCCGCCTGATTTGTTCGAGGCTGCCGAGCTAGACGGTGCAGGTTTCTGGGCTCAATTCCGCTATGTCATCATCCCAACGTTAAAACCGACGATTCAAGTCTGGGCGGCAATTCTCTTCATCACCGTGTTTGTTTCGATGTTTCCGTGGATCTACACGCTGACGAGAGGAGGACCCGGGGATTCGAGCGGCACCCTCGACTTCCGCATCTATGAAAGCGCTCTCGTCTTCGGCAACTTCGGGATCGCAGCGGCGCAGATGGTCATCATGCTCGTCATCGTCGTCGTGCTGGGAGTCGTGGGAGCTCTTGGTGGGCAAGGCTGGCAGCGTCGGAGGAATCGATAA
- a CDS encoding carbohydrate ABC transporter permease produces MTTATAQGGVPIESAPKKPRQSLKGQMRAWGTVAWLWVAMIPFLYPFLFMVVTALRTPNDYLQNSVSIIPSAVTFEHLSRAWTAGGLGLAMGNSLYTSVIGVLVSCALATTAGFFFLRHNSRPAKFVRIATFASQALPAPVWLIPLYVAASDWGVADQLWFLGILYGLVAARFGAYLMYAYYRGLPTEIFEAARVDGASTVKQFTAIVLPLSLPPLATLAALTFVWSWGDFLLALVFTGASGNPTVTVAAASLVGQYSTGQQTQAAALVISMIPMLIVFAFAQRFLVQGALAGSVKS; encoded by the coding sequence GTGACAACAGCAACAGCACAAGGCGGCGTCCCGATCGAATCGGCCCCTAAAAAACCGCGCCAGTCGCTCAAAGGCCAGATGAGGGCATGGGGAACCGTGGCGTGGCTATGGGTGGCCATGATCCCATTCCTCTACCCCTTCCTTTTTATGGTCGTTACCGCCCTGCGCACTCCGAACGACTACCTACAAAACTCGGTCAGCATCATCCCCTCTGCCGTCACCTTCGAGCACCTATCGCGGGCTTGGACCGCCGGCGGGCTCGGATTAGCGATGGGCAACTCCCTCTACACCTCTGTTATCGGCGTGCTGGTGTCCTGCGCGCTCGCCACCACTGCTGGATTCTTCTTCCTGCGCCACAACAGTCGGCCCGCGAAGTTTGTTCGCATTGCGACGTTCGCCAGCCAAGCGCTGCCAGCTCCTGTCTGGCTCATCCCCCTCTATGTTGCAGCGAGCGACTGGGGGGTTGCAGATCAATTGTGGTTCCTGGGGATTCTCTACGGTCTGGTCGCGGCTCGTTTCGGGGCTTACCTCATGTACGCCTATTACCGCGGATTGCCCACGGAAATATTTGAAGCGGCCCGGGTGGATGGCGCGTCAACCGTCAAGCAGTTCACGGCTATTGTTTTGCCGCTGAGTTTGCCTCCATTGGCCACACTCGCGGCGCTCACCTTTGTCTGGTCTTGGGGTGACTTCCTTCTCGCACTCGTGTTTACGGGTGCAAGCGGCAATCCCACCGTCACGGTGGCTGCGGCAAGCCTCGTCGGCCAGTACAGCACAGGACAGCAAACACAAGCTGCCGCACTAGTTATCAGCATGATTCCGATGCTGATCGTATTCGCCTTCGCCCAGCGGTTCCTTGTCCAAGGCGCGTTGGCAGGCAGCGTCAAGTCGTGA
- a CDS encoding aminotransferase class V-fold PLP-dependent enzyme: MTATRTQPLNSPPPGLTDIEAIRALYRLDPDVVHLNHGSYGAVPQFVVAERRRIEDRIDANSNRELRYLLESEFHTTRHTLAAFCGIDPGGLAMVENVTTGASAVLESFPLRASDQVVVPDDLYPSVHMAVQRACSRADAELVSVPTPFLTPVNECVDRLLSKVGSRTRLVVTDHISTMSARVWPVHELGSTLADRGVAYLVDASHAPGPIEHPAKDLPCDFWIGSFHKWVGAPRGSAGLWVAPQWRSSMQSPVISHANGWNYPQLFDWSGTHDVTPALATPSAIAFLEWLGGSVLWQRSVSVARTANDFLHHRWGGRVLDPSPAIPMIVVEVPEAVVAPEQLGNAARWLSDVAKVEAVLFPMYGSGWARLSTPVYACEADIAKFAEALEAYPG; encoded by the coding sequence GTGACCGCGACTCGTACGCAGCCACTCAATTCTCCACCCCCCGGGTTGACCGACATCGAGGCGATTCGGGCGCTCTACCGGCTAGACCCAGACGTGGTCCATCTCAACCACGGGTCCTACGGCGCCGTACCGCAGTTCGTAGTCGCAGAGCGCCGCCGCATCGAGGACCGCATCGACGCCAATTCCAACCGCGAGCTGCGGTATCTGCTCGAATCGGAGTTCCACACCACTCGGCACACGTTGGCCGCGTTTTGCGGCATCGACCCCGGCGGTCTAGCGATGGTGGAAAATGTCACGACGGGCGCGAGCGCTGTTCTTGAATCCTTCCCTCTGCGCGCATCCGATCAGGTAGTCGTCCCCGACGATCTCTATCCGTCCGTGCACATGGCAGTGCAGCGGGCTTGCTCTCGCGCAGATGCTGAGCTCGTGTCGGTACCTACCCCCTTCCTGACACCCGTGAACGAGTGCGTCGATCGGCTTCTGAGCAAGGTCGGTTCGCGGACGCGTCTTGTCGTCACAGACCACATCAGCACCATGTCTGCGCGCGTGTGGCCGGTCCACGAATTGGGGTCCACACTCGCGGACCGAGGGGTTGCCTATCTCGTGGATGCCTCTCACGCGCCCGGTCCGATCGAGCACCCAGCCAAGGACCTTCCCTGCGACTTCTGGATCGGCAGCTTTCACAAATGGGTAGGGGCTCCGCGCGGCTCCGCGGGTCTCTGGGTGGCGCCCCAGTGGCGGTCGTCCATGCAGTCCCCAGTTATCTCCCACGCCAATGGATGGAACTATCCGCAACTCTTCGACTGGAGCGGCACGCATGACGTCACGCCGGCGCTGGCAACGCCGTCGGCCATCGCCTTCCTGGAGTGGCTGGGCGGATCAGTGCTGTGGCAGCGCTCCGTATCTGTGGCCCGGACGGCCAACGACTTCTTGCATCACCGCTGGGGTGGAAGGGTTCTGGACCCGTCTCCCGCCATACCGATGATTGTGGTGGAGGTCCCCGAAGCAGTGGTGGCACCCGAGCAACTGGGGAATGCTGCGCGGTGGTTGAGCGACGTGGCGAAGGTAGAAGCCGTCCTGTTCCCGATGTACGGATCGGGGTGGGCGAGGCTCTCGACCCCGGTGTACGCCTGCGAGGCCGATATTGCGAAGTTCGCCGAGGCCCTCGAGGCGTACCCGGGCTAA
- a CDS encoding Gfo/Idh/MocA family protein, which translates to MSRRLRVGAIGAGWWATTNHFPLLAARDDVELIGVVRPDEEILHTVKKEFGFQTAFTDYRDLLKEDLDAVIVSTPHHVHFEHTMAALASGAHTLCEKPMTLTALDAWKIVKEAERREKNVLVPFGWNYAPFIVEARRALHDVGIGEVEYVQAFMASPTKQFFSGAGTVPSQWTPSIASPDPGTWQNPLQGGGYAHGQLSHLVALALWLTDLRGVSVRALASGPGAGVDLYNCSTVAFNNGAQGTLAGAGTLPDDDKFQVDIRLFGSEGVLLLDVERERAEIRRHDGVVWSASPLANEGAYQCVEPLNRFVDLALGRDVENNSPAELGARTVEIVAAIQESSFRDGEKVFIEQLTLAD; encoded by the coding sequence ATGAGTCGACGCTTGCGGGTTGGCGCAATCGGAGCCGGGTGGTGGGCTACAACCAATCATTTCCCTCTGCTGGCTGCCCGGGACGATGTGGAACTTATCGGGGTAGTCCGACCGGATGAAGAAATATTGCACACCGTCAAAAAGGAATTCGGGTTTCAGACGGCGTTCACCGACTATCGGGATTTGCTCAAGGAAGATTTAGACGCGGTGATCGTGTCGACACCGCATCACGTGCACTTCGAACACACGATGGCCGCGCTCGCCTCAGGAGCCCACACCCTGTGCGAGAAGCCCATGACCCTGACCGCGCTTGATGCCTGGAAAATCGTGAAGGAAGCAGAACGTAGAGAAAAGAATGTGCTGGTTCCTTTTGGATGGAACTATGCGCCTTTCATCGTCGAAGCCCGCCGCGCACTTCACGATGTCGGAATCGGAGAAGTCGAATACGTGCAGGCATTTATGGCCTCACCGACCAAGCAGTTCTTCTCCGGCGCTGGAACCGTGCCGTCCCAATGGACTCCCTCCATCGCATCGCCGGACCCAGGAACGTGGCAAAACCCGCTCCAAGGCGGGGGCTACGCTCACGGACAATTGAGCCATCTGGTGGCGCTGGCACTGTGGTTGACCGACCTGCGAGGAGTTTCTGTCCGAGCACTGGCCTCAGGGCCGGGGGCCGGGGTGGATCTGTACAACTGCTCAACCGTCGCCTTCAATAACGGAGCTCAGGGAACGCTCGCTGGCGCTGGCACGCTGCCTGACGACGACAAGTTCCAGGTTGACATTCGACTTTTCGGAAGCGAAGGCGTTCTACTACTCGATGTCGAACGAGAACGGGCCGAAATTCGGCGTCACGACGGTGTCGTGTGGTCGGCTTCCCCGCTAGCGAACGAGGGAGCGTATCAATGCGTCGAACCTCTCAATAGGTTTGTTGATCTGGCTCTGGGTCGGGACGTGGAAAATAATTCTCCCGCGGAGCTTGGAGCGCGCACCGTTGAAATAGTGGCGGCGATCCAAGAGTCCAGCTTCCGCGACGGAGAAAAGGTGTTCATCGAGCAGCTGACCCTGGCGGATTAA
- a CDS encoding MBL fold metallo-hydrolase, with translation MTNETNTTEVAPGLMRIVAPIGERFIASYLFRGEEASLIVDTGFDSSAREVFIPALESLGVTPESLKYVVSTHCDFDHTGGNAAFREWSPNATFVAGEADRHQTESVEALIVERYGELACHGVDETEESKAGIRAATQLTRVDVGMRGEETFRLSEDWKVCLVHTPGHSYGSVSIWDPRSRAFVIGDAVLGATVPLANGEPAFPPTYRYLDDYLATVALVRKFAPALLLTSHYRVMDAEAATDFLDETTKFVDELQSSIDSQLAEGPQTLTSIINGAAPLFGPWDPTAWPYLGLPVYGHVERMQARGELEIDHSTTPPTVRSVAGVAS, from the coding sequence ATGACGAACGAGACGAATACGACTGAGGTTGCACCCGGCTTGATGCGGATCGTCGCGCCGATCGGCGAGCGGTTCATCGCGAGCTATCTCTTTCGCGGAGAGGAGGCAAGCCTGATCGTCGACACCGGTTTCGACAGCAGCGCACGGGAGGTCTTCATTCCCGCGCTCGAGTCACTGGGTGTCACGCCCGAGAGCCTCAAATATGTGGTGTCGACACACTGCGATTTTGACCACACGGGCGGCAACGCTGCGTTTCGTGAGTGGTCTCCGAACGCGACATTTGTGGCTGGCGAGGCCGATCGTCACCAGACGGAGTCTGTAGAGGCTCTGATTGTGGAGCGGTATGGCGAGTTGGCCTGTCATGGAGTCGACGAGACCGAGGAAAGCAAAGCCGGTATACGCGCCGCCACGCAATTGACGCGGGTAGATGTGGGGATGCGCGGGGAGGAAACCTTTCGCCTCAGCGAAGACTGGAAGGTCTGCCTCGTGCACACTCCGGGCCATTCGTATGGGAGCGTGAGCATCTGGGATCCGCGTAGCCGTGCGTTCGTCATCGGTGATGCAGTGTTGGGGGCGACGGTGCCGCTAGCGAACGGGGAGCCCGCCTTTCCGCCGACCTACCGCTACCTCGATGACTACTTGGCCACGGTGGCGCTCGTGCGCAAGTTCGCGCCGGCCCTGCTTCTTACTTCCCACTACCGGGTGATGGACGCTGAAGCGGCCACTGACTTCCTCGACGAAACCACCAAGTTCGTAGACGAGTTGCAGAGTTCCATTGATTCCCAGTTGGCGGAAGGACCGCAGACCCTCACCAGCATCATCAATGGTGCTGCTCCGCTGTTCGGGCCGTGGGACCCAACCGCTTGGCCGTATCTGGGACTACCCGTCTACGGACACGTGGAACGGATGCAGGCACGCGGTGAGTTGGAGATAGACCACAGCACCACTCCCCCCACGGTGCGCTCTGTGGCAGGGGTGGCGTCATGA
- a CDS encoding enoyl-CoA hydratase/isomerase family protein, protein MTEESIEDLVIYEHTSEHVARITLNRPAKLNTITPAMGVRVAELVRQVNDDDAVRVVVLTGTGPKSFCAGSDVSALDQYGTSWQLRNRVDYARAIGNVRKPVIAAIDGYAFGGGLELALFSDIRLATPTSTFCAAEIKLGWHGGAGATQLLPRIIGYGNALQLLLTGDRLSAAEACAMGLVQRVVEPEVLLSEADALAARIAANAPIAAQYAKHLVRVSMSTSLEIGLGYENDTFVYEHGTQDAAEGRAAFAERRPPQFTGE, encoded by the coding sequence ATGACCGAAGAATCCATCGAAGATCTGGTGATCTACGAGCACACCAGTGAGCACGTAGCGCGAATAACGCTCAACCGCCCTGCAAAACTCAACACCATCACGCCCGCGATGGGTGTTCGTGTGGCCGAGTTGGTTCGGCAGGTCAATGACGACGACGCCGTACGGGTGGTGGTGCTCACGGGAACCGGACCGAAGTCTTTCTGCGCAGGCAGCGATGTGAGTGCCCTCGATCAGTACGGCACAAGTTGGCAGCTTCGTAATCGGGTGGATTACGCGCGCGCCATCGGAAACGTCCGTAAGCCGGTGATAGCCGCCATCGACGGCTATGCGTTCGGCGGTGGACTTGAACTGGCGTTGTTCAGCGACATTCGCCTGGCCACTCCGACGTCAACCTTCTGCGCTGCCGAAATCAAACTCGGCTGGCACGGGGGAGCAGGGGCGACCCAGCTTCTGCCACGGATTATCGGCTACGGGAATGCGCTGCAATTACTTCTTACCGGTGACCGACTTTCTGCGGCAGAAGCCTGCGCGATGGGGCTAGTCCAGCGGGTGGTTGAACCGGAAGTACTCCTGAGCGAAGCGGATGCTCTCGCAGCGCGGATCGCAGCCAATGCGCCCATCGCGGCGCAGTATGCCAAGCACCTAGTTCGCGTATCCATGAGCACAAGTCTTGAGATAGGTCTCGGTTACGAGAACGACACCTTTGTGTACGAGCACGGCACACAGGATGCCGCTGAGGGGCGCGCAGCGTTCGCAGAGCGGCGCCCTCCACAATTTACCGGCGAATAG
- a CDS encoding glycoside hydrolase family 88 protein, with protein MSKPAPLAATEVLVRCAERTRRYDFSIWFWGDGIAIDGLQEARELAADEASGEHALRFLQNWTEQTPSWTDHLTPGLALVKAVGRDHPSAQRLAQWLANVPRSPDGAPLYRPDQPQYRHTVWVDSIYHVPPFLAALGGEQRRDEALEAWKSHMDVLRDPRGPFLRHSFDTGTGVGHGYGWGRGSGWALLGMIDTLRLMEQPPLWAQQDFAELAHAVLSVQDCAGMWRTLLHDREAYLESSATAFFGAAFTAGVAAGLLGPEFAEAADRAWQAVAGRIDADGSFWGTSACTWAGAADVDDDQMYRTLPTETNVWGQGSILRFAGERLRAGLEGTQ; from the coding sequence ATGAGCAAACCTGCCCCGCTAGCAGCGACTGAGGTCCTCGTGCGATGCGCGGAGCGAACCCGTCGATACGACTTCTCGATCTGGTTTTGGGGAGACGGGATTGCGATCGACGGGCTTCAAGAAGCTCGCGAGCTGGCAGCGGATGAGGCATCTGGAGAGCATGCCCTCCGCTTCTTACAAAACTGGACCGAGCAAACGCCGTCCTGGACCGACCACCTCACCCCGGGGCTCGCGCTGGTGAAGGCCGTCGGGCGCGATCACCCTTCGGCCCAGCGCCTTGCACAGTGGTTAGCCAACGTCCCGCGCTCGCCGGACGGAGCTCCGCTGTATCGACCCGATCAGCCGCAATACCGACATACGGTGTGGGTGGACTCGATTTATCACGTGCCGCCCTTCCTCGCGGCGCTGGGAGGCGAGCAGCGCAGGGACGAGGCGCTCGAAGCATGGAAGTCGCACATGGACGTGCTGCGGGATCCGAGGGGCCCTTTCCTGCGTCATAGTTTTGACACGGGAACGGGAGTGGGCCACGGCTATGGGTGGGGCCGTGGCAGCGGCTGGGCCCTGCTCGGAATGATCGATACCCTGCGATTGATGGAGCAGCCGCCACTTTGGGCGCAGCAAGACTTTGCTGAGCTGGCACACGCGGTGCTGTCAGTACAAGACTGCGCAGGAATGTGGCGAACGCTTTTACATGATCGCGAGGCTTACCTGGAATCCTCGGCGACAGCCTTCTTCGGCGCCGCATTTACCGCGGGCGTCGCGGCAGGGTTGCTGGGTCCGGAATTTGCCGAAGCGGCTGACCGCGCATGGCAAGCAGTCGCCGGGCGAATCGATGCGGACGGATCCTTTTGGGGAACGTCGGCCTGCACCTGGGCCGGTGCCGCAGATGTCGACGACGATCAGATGTACCGAACTCTCCCTACAGAAACCAACGTGTGGGGTCAGGGCAGCATTTTGAGATTTGCAGGCGAACGCCTGCGAGCCGGATTGGAAGGCACGCAATGA
- a CDS encoding enoyl-CoA hydratase/isomerase family protein, whose translation MTFTELPDELKADIVGPVITITINRPQKLNTLTPAMGRALKQLVLEINENEQVRVVILKGEGERAFSAGSDVSVLDEYGTNWQLRNRTDYAREIWAIRKPVIAQIRGHCVGGGLELALLSDIRVADHTASFASGEIKLGWHGGAGNTQLLPRTIPLGGAALMLFTGDPVSAAEALRLGLVDVLVEPDQLDHTVADIAERIARNSPIAVQLTKHLIRTSQSTSLEVGLAHENDLFAYCFTTNDSQEGRAAFAERRPPNFAGN comes from the coding sequence ATGACATTTACGGAATTACCGGACGAGCTGAAGGCAGACATCGTTGGTCCTGTCATCACCATCACCATCAACCGACCGCAAAAGCTCAACACCCTCACTCCCGCGATGGGCCGCGCACTCAAGCAACTCGTCCTTGAAATAAACGAGAACGAGCAGGTCAGGGTCGTCATCCTGAAGGGAGAGGGCGAGCGCGCCTTTTCTGCTGGCAGCGACGTGTCGGTCCTCGATGAGTACGGCACTAATTGGCAGCTGCGGAACAGGACGGATTATGCGCGCGAGATCTGGGCGATCAGAAAGCCGGTCATTGCGCAGATCCGGGGGCACTGCGTGGGCGGCGGCCTCGAGCTGGCACTACTGAGCGACATTCGGGTTGCTGACCACACTGCTTCCTTCGCCTCCGGCGAGATCAAACTCGGCTGGCACGGCGGCGCCGGCAACACCCAGCTCCTCCCGCGAACTATTCCACTGGGCGGCGCGGCGCTCATGCTCTTCACCGGAGATCCGGTGTCGGCCGCGGAAGCTCTTCGGCTTGGGTTGGTCGATGTGCTTGTCGAGCCCGATCAACTAGATCACACCGTGGCCGACATCGCCGAGCGGATTGCACGGAACTCGCCCATCGCGGTTCAGTTGACGAAACACTTGATTCGAACCTCGCAATCAACATCGCTCGAGGTTGGACTAGCTCACGAGAATGACCTCTTTGCATACTGTTTCACCACCAACGACTCTCAAGAAGGTCGCGCCGCATTCGCGGAACGTCGACCGCCGAACTTCGCCGGAAACTGA